TGGCGCAGGCCGGCAAGAAGACCGTGGTGATCGACTTCGACGTGGGCCTGCGGAACCTCGACCTCATCATGGGGGTGGAGCGCCGGGTGGTGTTCGACATCGTCAACGTCATCACCGGCGAGGCGAAGCTCAGCCAGGCGCTGATCCGGGACAAGCGGGTGGAATCCCTCTCCATCCTTCCTGCCAGCCAGACACGGGACAAGGACGCGCTGACGAAGGAGGGCGTGGCCACCATCATCGAGGAGCTGTCGAAGGAGTTCGACTACATCCTCTGCGACAGCCCGGCCGGGATCGAGAAGGGCGCGCTGCTGGCCCTGTATTTCGCGGATCAGGCGATCGTGGTGACGAACCCTGAAGTCTCCTCCGTCCGCGACAGCGACCGCATCCTCGGCGTGCTCCAGTCCCGCTCGAAGCGGGCCGAGGACAAGAAGGAGCCGGTGAAGGAGCACCTCCTCGTCACGCGCTACGATCCGGCGCGGGTGGAGAAGGGCGAGATGCTGAAGCTGGAGGACATCCAGGAGATCCTGCGCATCCCCCTGCTCGGCGTGGTGCCGGAGAGCGAGAGCGTGCTCAAGGCCTCCAACACCGGCAATCCCGTGATCATGGACGCCGAATCCTCCGCCGGGCAGGCCTACAAGGACGCGGTGGCGCGCTTCCTAGGCGAGGACCGGCCGATGCGCTTCACGGACGCGGAGAAGAAGGGCTTCCTCTCCCGGCTGTTCGGCGGGAGGGCGGCATGAGCTGGCTGAAGCTGTTCCGCGGCAAGCAGGCGGAGATGCCGCAGACGGCGGCCGCGGCGAAGGAGCGGCTGCAGATCGTGCTGGCGCACGAGCGGATCGGCCGCAAGGGCGACGACTTCCTGCCGAAGCTCCAGAAGGAGATCGTCGAGCTGGTGGCGAAGCACGTCTCCATCGACCCGGGGCGGGTGAACATCTCGCTCGAGCGGGGCGGGGATCTTTCCACCCTCGCCATCGCCGTGGAGCTGCCCGGTCCGGCGGAGCCGGCGCGCCGGGCCTCCTGAGCGGCGCGGCTTAACCCGGGATAAAGGACGCCCGCGCCATCCTCCCGCCCTGACCGGAACGGGAATCGGGGTGGATGGCAAGGCGGTTCTTCCCGCAGCAGGGCCTGCGGTCGCGGCTGATCCTCCTCTCGGCCGCGCCCTCGTTCCTCTGCCTCGTCGTCACCGTGGCGGTGCTCCTTCTCCCCGCCGAGACGGCCGCGCCCACCGGCGACGCCACCGGGAGCGCTCTGGGCCTCGTGGCCCCATCCTTCGCCGCGATCTTCCTGGTCGGGACGGCGTATGCCGCCGCAGCGGCGCGGCGGCTCGGCGGGATGCTGACCGGGCTGACGGAGGCGCTGCGCCGCCTGGGCCGCGGCGACCTGACCGTCCCCATACCGCCGCCGCCGCGCGGCGCGCCGCGGGAGGTCGCCGAGCTGACGGACGCCTGCATTCAGTTCCGGGATGCTTCGGCCGAGCGGAGCCGGCTCTCCGAGCGGCTGCGCTGGCTTGCGAACTTCGACGGACTGACGGGGCTGCCGAACCGCGCCCTGCTGGGGGATCGGCTGGAGCTGGCCTTCGCAGCAGCCCGGCGGGACGGCACGCACCTGACGGTGCTCGCCATGGATCTCGACCACTTCAAGGAGGTGAACGACGCGCTCGGCCACGCCGCGGGGGACGAGGTGTTGCGGGTGGTCGCGGGCCGGCTGCGGGACTGCCTGCGCGCGACGGACACGCTGGCGCGGGTGGGCGGGGACGAGTTCGTGCTCGTCGCCCCCGACCTCGGCCGGCCGGAGGCGCTGAGCGCCTTCGCCGCCCGGCTCCTGGCGGCGATGGAGGAGCCGGTGCTGCTGGGGGCGGAGTTCCGGGCGGTCGGGCTCTCCATCGGCGCGGCGGTACTGGCGCCCGGCTCCTTCGACGGGCGGCCCGAGGCCCTTCTGCAGGACGCAGACCTGGCACTGTACCAGGCGAAGGCGGAGGGCGGGTCCTGCTTGCGGGTTTTCGAGCCGGAGATGGACGAGCGGCTGCGGACGCGGCGCCTGCTCGTCGCCGACCTGCGGAACGCGATGGCGCGGCAGGAGCTGACAATCCTGTTCCAGCCGCAGGTCTCCACGGCAACGCGGCGCATCAAGGGGGCGGAGGCGCTGCTGCGCTGGCATCACCCGCAGCGCGGCATGATCTCGCCGGACGTCTTCATCCCCATGGCGGAGGAGACGGGGCTGATCGTGCCGATCGGCGCCTGGGTGCTGGAGCAGGCCTGCCAGGTGGCGCGGGGCTGGGGCGGGCTGAACCTGGCAGTGAACGTTTCGGCGATCCAGGTGCGGCAGGCGAGCTTCGTGGCGACGGTGGAGGGCGCCCTGGCCCGGTCCGGCCTGCCGCCCGCGCAGCTGGAGCTGGAGATCACGGAGGCCGCGATGCTGGCCAACAGCGCGGAGACGCTGGGCATCCTCTCGCGCCTGCGCTCCCTCGGCGTGCGGCTGGCGATGGATGATTTCGGGACCGGCTACTCCTCGCTCGCCACGCTGCAGCGCTTCCGCTTCGACAAGATCAAGGTGGACCGGTCCTTCATCCGGCACATCGCGATGGACGCCAAGGCGGTGGCGCTGCTTCGGGCCGTGATCGCGCTGGGCAGCGCCCTGGACGTGACGACGAATGCCGAGGGGGTGGAGGATGAGGGACAGCTCTCCATGCTGCGGGCGGAGGGCTGCGAGGAGGCGCAGGGCTTCCTCTTCGGCCGGCCGATGGCGGCGGCGGATTTCCAGGCCCTGGTCGGCCGGCAGGATGCCCGTGCTGCCTGACGGGCCTCCCTGAAGTCGGCCTGAGCGCTACCGGCGGAAGCGCAGGTCCATGCCGGCGGCCCTCCAGGCGGCCTCGGTGGCATCCATGTCGACGACTCCGGAGGGATTCCCCTTCCGGGGCTGGCGGTCCAGGTAGGGCGCGCGGTCCCGGCGCCAGATGGCGAGGAGTCGGGAGAGCTCCTTCAGCGGCTCCGGGTGGTCGTCCACCCGGATGTCGAGGTCCGGGAAATCCTCGGTGGTGACGAGGCGCATGGCGGCGGATTGCCGGCCGCGGCGGTCGCCCCCGGCGGCCTCGCCGGCCTCCAGCGCCAGGGCGAGCCGTTCCGGCAGCGGCGTCCCACCGTTGATGGCGAGGGCCGCGAGAGTGTCGTGCAGCACGGCGGGGCCGGCGAGCATATTTCCGGCCACGGACTGGTTCCGGCCCGTGCGGTCCCCGGCCCAGTCCACGCAGTTCGCGCCGGTGAAGGCGGCGCTGCGGCCGAACCGGTCCACGGCGTGGACCTGGCGGAGGTGGCGGCCCTCGTCCCCGGCCAGCGCGCCCTCGATCGCGGCGGCGGGCGGGAGACCGCGCGCCATCCCGTCCAGCACGGCGGGGCCGAGATAGCGGTTGGTGAAGGACTGGGTGGAGACCGCCCCCACCCCGGCCCGGAGGTGGGGGCAGGAGGCGCCGACGGCGAAGCTGCAGGTCGTCACGGCCACCGCGAAGGCGCCGTTCTCCGGCTCGTGGATGACGATGGACCAGGTCATGCGGCCCTGGGTTCCGGGCGGGCGGGGCTCACGGCTTGCGGGCAAGGAAGAGGAGCCAGGCGGCGTGGCGCGGGTCCATGGTTCCGGCCGCTTCCTCGAGGATGGCGGCGGCGGGGTCGCCGGCCGCCAGGCCGGGCGGCGGCGCGTCCGAGGTCGCGCGCCAGGGGTCGAGGGCGTGACCTTCCAGCCGCTGGATGACGAGGCCGGCCGCGTGAAGGGCGCCGCGGATCGCCGATGCCGACAGGCCCCCTTGGCCGGGGCGCCCGAGGGCGGCGGCGAGCCGCCGACCGAGCGATTCGGCGTTCTCGGCGACGAGGAGGAGCACGCCGCCGTGGCGGAGAAGGCGCGCCGCCTCCGCGGCCGTCCCGGCTAGAGAGGCTTCGTCCGGGTTCAGCAGCGCGAGGTCGAAGCAGGCAGCCGGTTGATCTTCCCCGCCCGAGATGAGGGCGGAGGGGGCCAGGGCGGCGTCCGCGAGGACCGGGGCTTCCCCGCCGAGGGCGGCGACGCGGCGGCCGGCCCCGGCCCCTAGCAGCGCGGCGATGCGGGCGGGCAGGGTGCCGGCCTGGCCCCGCTGTGCCGGCGCCTCGGCGGATGACGGCCGAGGGGGCGCAATGGGCAGGGATTGCGGTTCCGGTAGCGGGGGCGCTGTCCGAATCGGCGCGGCCTGCAGGACGGCGGCAGCGGCGCTTCCCGGAACGGGCGCGGGAGCCGAGGCGGGTGACGGCAGGGGCGGTGCCGCGAAGAGGGCGGGCGGGACGGGCAGCGCGCCAGCCGGGGCGGCTGCGGGGCGGGGCGCCTCAGGCGGCGTGCCGGCCGGTTCGGGCGGCGGGACGAAGAGGCGAGGTGGCTCGGGCGTCGGGGCGGCGGGTGGGACGAAGAGGCGGGGCGGCTCGGGCAGGGCGGCGGCTGGCGGGACGAAGAGGCGAGGCGCCTCGGGCGCGGCCGTGCCGGGGCGGGGGAAGGGAAACGCCGGACGGTCCGGCCGGGCGGGTGCGGGCACCTGCAACGCGAGGGCCTCGGGCGGCAGGCTGGCGCGCGGCGTGTCCGGGCTCTGGGGCGGCGTCAGGGGCAGCATCGCGGCCTCCGGCGCGGCCGGACCCCGGGGGTTGCTCGCCTCCACCAAGCCGGGGTTGGGGAACTGGGCCGAGGCGCCCGGGGCGGTGTAGATGGCGGCGCCGTC
This genomic window from Pararoseomonas sp. SCSIO 73927 contains:
- the minD gene encoding septum site-determining protein MinD, with translation MAQVIVVTSGKGGVGKTTSSAAFATGLAQAGKKTVVIDFDVGLRNLDLIMGVERRVVFDIVNVITGEAKLSQALIRDKRVESLSILPASQTRDKDALTKEGVATIIEELSKEFDYILCDSPAGIEKGALLALYFADQAIVVTNPEVSSVRDSDRILGVLQSRSKRAEDKKEPVKEHLLVTRYDPARVEKGEMLKLEDIQEILRIPLLGVVPESESVLKASNTGNPVIMDAESSAGQAYKDAVARFLGEDRPMRFTDAEKKGFLSRLFGGRAA
- the minE gene encoding cell division topological specificity factor MinE, translating into MSWLKLFRGKQAEMPQTAAAAKERLQIVLAHERIGRKGDDFLPKLQKEIVELVAKHVSIDPGRVNISLERGGDLSTLAIAVELPGPAEPARRAS
- a CDS encoding EAL domain-containing protein; translation: MARRFFPQQGLRSRLILLSAAPSFLCLVVTVAVLLLPAETAAPTGDATGSALGLVAPSFAAIFLVGTAYAAAAARRLGGMLTGLTEALRRLGRGDLTVPIPPPPRGAPREVAELTDACIQFRDASAERSRLSERLRWLANFDGLTGLPNRALLGDRLELAFAAARRDGTHLTVLAMDLDHFKEVNDALGHAAGDEVLRVVAGRLRDCLRATDTLARVGGDEFVLVAPDLGRPEALSAFAARLLAAMEEPVLLGAEFRAVGLSIGAAVLAPGSFDGRPEALLQDADLALYQAKAEGGSCLRVFEPEMDERLRTRRLLVADLRNAMARQELTILFQPQVSTATRRIKGAEALLRWHHPQRGMISPDVFIPMAEETGLIVPIGAWVLEQACQVARGWGGLNLAVNVSAIQVRQASFVATVEGALARSGLPPAQLELEITEAAMLANSAETLGILSRLRSLGVRLAMDDFGTGYSSLATLQRFRFDKIKVDRSFIRHIAMDAKAVALLRAVIALGSALDVTTNAEGVEDEGQLSMLRAEGCEEAQGFLFGRPMAAADFQALVGRQDARAA
- a CDS encoding DUF1028 domain-containing protein; its protein translation is MTWSIVIHEPENGAFAVAVTTCSFAVGASCPHLRAGVGAVSTQSFTNRYLGPAVLDGMARGLPPAAAIEGALAGDEGRHLRQVHAVDRFGRSAAFTGANCVDWAGDRTGRNQSVAGNMLAGPAVLHDTLAALAINGGTPLPERLALALEAGEAAGGDRRGRQSAAMRLVTTEDFPDLDIRVDDHPEPLKELSRLLAIWRRDRAPYLDRQPRKGNPSGVVDMDATEAAWRAAGMDLRFRR